The Maniola hyperantus chromosome 2, iAphHyp1.2, whole genome shotgun sequence genome includes a region encoding these proteins:
- the ken gene encoding transcription factor Ken isoform X1, giving the protein MFDSNILLNFYNEIANRSALQLASAGMMGEGLLTLTYGKHHACILNEVGAAWRGARYSDLVLVCDDAVPLAAHRIVMAAASPLIRKILDDTPSVENPVTIHMSGINSTLMRHLLVFLYSGQAYIESGEIDDMQELFELLEIKSDVWKSTKERQQAEERNRSCDRLKNKNLKTDINSNESSKHDAPSGSSHSESERVTPGAGYSKDKERDSESLSIKKENMSTSSNDEREDDDADGEKRDKECGRVSTRRRSSSNPVNLSLARNSENTSSEHDDSQDLDVETVAAKNVERRRSTSSSQEDQPQETVYRRQLLLSDRLGRTLERTKRKSHYLEPPELDLRTVKFEDYGHLKPPDSELMALVQTSPENYVVTPHRKRRPGFHNSPSQNPPFVSLPPSYLEEMAHLRYAQGPGIAAGVARLGALHQLSTSAPPYLPERSATPPASGHDDALKYRPPSAGSWGPWLCQPTMGGDEAPSADHEQGSSKQAPVREYRCEYCGKQFGMSWNLKTHLRVHTGEKPFACRLCVAMFKQKAHLLKHLCSVHRNVISSSENDGRTNTPGRFNCCFCQLTFEALPELIRHLSGPHNSLLLSKNLHE; this is encoded by the exons TGCTGGAATGATGGGCGAGGGCCTGCTGACGCTCACATACGGCAAGCACCACGCCTGCATCCTGAACGAGGTGGGGGCGGCGTGGCGCGGCGCTCGCTACTCCGACCTGGTGTTGGTATGCGACGACGCCGTGCCTCTCGCTGCGCACCGCATTGTCATGGCGGCTGCTAGCCCATTAATAAG AAAAATCCTTGACGATACACCATCAGTTGAAAATCCAGTCACAATTCACATGTCCGGCATTAACAGCACTCTCATGAGACATCTTCTTGTTTTCTTATACAGTGGTCAAGCATATATCGAG TCTGGAGAAATCGATGACATGCAAGAACTGTTTGAACTACTAGAAATAAAATCAGATGTTTGGAAATCAACAAAAGAAAGGCAACAAGCAGAAGAAAGAAACAGATCTTGCGAccgtttaaaaaacaaaaatcttaaaacaGACATCAACAGTAATGAAAGCAGTAAACACGATGCACCATCAGGGTCCTCACACTCGGAAAGCGAAAGAGTAACACCTGGAGCAGGATATAGTAAAGACAAAGAACGAGATTCAGAATCATTgagtataaaaaaagaaaacatgTCAACAAGCAGTAATGATGAAAGAGAAGATGATGATGCCGACGGTGAAAAAAGGGATAAAGAGTGTGGACGAGTTTCAACACGCAGACGGAGTTCTTCAAACCCTGTCAATTTATCCTTAGCCAGAAATTCAGAAAACACGAGTAGCGAACATGATGACTCCCAGGATTTAGATGTCGAAACAGTAGCTGCCAAG AACGTTGAAAGAAGACGATCAACATCTTCAAGTCAAGAGGATCAACCACAAGAAACAGTTTACAGAAGACAATTACTACTAAGCGACAGATTAGGTAGAACATTAGAACGAACAAAAAGGAAATCACACTATCTGGAACCGCCTGAACTTGATTTAAGAACTGTAAAATTTGAAGATTACGGACATCTGAAACCACCTGATAGTGAATTAATGGCTCTCGTTCAGACTTCTCCTGAAAATTATGTTGTAACGCCTCATAGAAAAAGACGACCCGGTTTCCACAATTCACCATCACAAAATCCGCCATTTGTGTCATTGCCTCCAAGTTACTTGGAAGAGATGGCACACTTGCGATACGCGCAAGGACCAGGTATAGCTGCCGGAGTAGCTCGGCTTGGTGCATTACATCAGTTGAGCACTTCAGCACCTCCGTATTTACCAGAAAGAAGTGCCACACCTCCAGCTTCAGGCCATGACGACGCTCTAAAATACCGGCCTCCAAGTGCAGGTTCATGGGGACCTTGGCTTTGTCAGCCGACAATGGGCGGTGACGAAGCTCCATCGGCGGATCACGAGCAGGGTTCGAGTAAACAGGCACCGGTTCGAGAGTACCGCTGTGAATATTGTGGAAAACAATTCGGTATGTCATGGAATCTCAAGACACATCTTCGAGTTCACACCGGAGAGAAACCATTCGCGTGTCGGCTTTGCGTTGCTATGTTCAAACAGAAAGCGCATCTGCTAAAACATTTGTGTTCAGTACATCGGAACGTCATATCCTCTAGCGAAAACGATGGACGAACTAATACGCCTGGAAGGTTCAACTGTTGTTTCTGTCAGTTAACATTTGAAGCGCTACCAGAACTCATCCGACATCTTTCGGGACCGCACAATAGTCTCCTTCTCAGTAAAAACTTGCACGAATGA
- the ken gene encoding transcription factor Ken 1 isoform X2 → MMGEGLLTLTYGKHHACILNEVGAAWRGARYSDLVLVCDDAVPLAAHRIVMAAASPLIRKILDDTPSVENPVTIHMSGINSTLMRHLLVFLYSGQAYIESGEIDDMQELFELLEIKSDVWKSTKERQQAEERNRSCDRLKNKNLKTDINSNESSKHDAPSGSSHSESERVTPGAGYSKDKERDSESLSIKKENMSTSSNDEREDDDADGEKRDKECGRVSTRRRSSSNPVNLSLARNSENTSSEHDDSQDLDVETVAAKNVERRRSTSSSQEDQPQETVYRRQLLLSDRLGRTLERTKRKSHYLEPPELDLRTVKFEDYGHLKPPDSELMALVQTSPENYVVTPHRKRRPGFHNSPSQNPPFVSLPPSYLEEMAHLRYAQGPGIAAGVARLGALHQLSTSAPPYLPERSATPPASGHDDALKYRPPSAGSWGPWLCQPTMGGDEAPSADHEQGSSKQAPVREYRCEYCGKQFGMSWNLKTHLRVHTGEKPFACRLCVAMFKQKAHLLKHLCSVHRNVISSSENDGRTNTPGRFNCCFCQLTFEALPELIRHLSGPHNSLLLSKNLHE, encoded by the exons ATGATGGGCGAGGGCCTGCTGACGCTCACATACGGCAAGCACCACGCCTGCATCCTGAACGAGGTGGGGGCGGCGTGGCGCGGCGCTCGCTACTCCGACCTGGTGTTGGTATGCGACGACGCCGTGCCTCTCGCTGCGCACCGCATTGTCATGGCGGCTGCTAGCCCATTAATAAG AAAAATCCTTGACGATACACCATCAGTTGAAAATCCAGTCACAATTCACATGTCCGGCATTAACAGCACTCTCATGAGACATCTTCTTGTTTTCTTATACAGTGGTCAAGCATATATCGAG TCTGGAGAAATCGATGACATGCAAGAACTGTTTGAACTACTAGAAATAAAATCAGATGTTTGGAAATCAACAAAAGAAAGGCAACAAGCAGAAGAAAGAAACAGATCTTGCGAccgtttaaaaaacaaaaatcttaaaacaGACATCAACAGTAATGAAAGCAGTAAACACGATGCACCATCAGGGTCCTCACACTCGGAAAGCGAAAGAGTAACACCTGGAGCAGGATATAGTAAAGACAAAGAACGAGATTCAGAATCATTgagtataaaaaaagaaaacatgTCAACAAGCAGTAATGATGAAAGAGAAGATGATGATGCCGACGGTGAAAAAAGGGATAAAGAGTGTGGACGAGTTTCAACACGCAGACGGAGTTCTTCAAACCCTGTCAATTTATCCTTAGCCAGAAATTCAGAAAACACGAGTAGCGAACATGATGACTCCCAGGATTTAGATGTCGAAACAGTAGCTGCCAAG AACGTTGAAAGAAGACGATCAACATCTTCAAGTCAAGAGGATCAACCACAAGAAACAGTTTACAGAAGACAATTACTACTAAGCGACAGATTAGGTAGAACATTAGAACGAACAAAAAGGAAATCACACTATCTGGAACCGCCTGAACTTGATTTAAGAACTGTAAAATTTGAAGATTACGGACATCTGAAACCACCTGATAGTGAATTAATGGCTCTCGTTCAGACTTCTCCTGAAAATTATGTTGTAACGCCTCATAGAAAAAGACGACCCGGTTTCCACAATTCACCATCACAAAATCCGCCATTTGTGTCATTGCCTCCAAGTTACTTGGAAGAGATGGCACACTTGCGATACGCGCAAGGACCAGGTATAGCTGCCGGAGTAGCTCGGCTTGGTGCATTACATCAGTTGAGCACTTCAGCACCTCCGTATTTACCAGAAAGAAGTGCCACACCTCCAGCTTCAGGCCATGACGACGCTCTAAAATACCGGCCTCCAAGTGCAGGTTCATGGGGACCTTGGCTTTGTCAGCCGACAATGGGCGGTGACGAAGCTCCATCGGCGGATCACGAGCAGGGTTCGAGTAAACAGGCACCGGTTCGAGAGTACCGCTGTGAATATTGTGGAAAACAATTCGGTATGTCATGGAATCTCAAGACACATCTTCGAGTTCACACCGGAGAGAAACCATTCGCGTGTCGGCTTTGCGTTGCTATGTTCAAACAGAAAGCGCATCTGCTAAAACATTTGTGTTCAGTACATCGGAACGTCATATCCTCTAGCGAAAACGATGGACGAACTAATACGCCTGGAAGGTTCAACTGTTGTTTCTGTCAGTTAACATTTGAAGCGCTACCAGAACTCATCCGACATCTTTCGGGACCGCACAATAGTCTCCTTCTCAGTAAAAACTTGCACGAATGA